The proteins below come from a single Fusobacterium nucleatum genomic window:
- a CDS encoding HU family DNA-binding protein, with the protein MTKKEFVNAFAEKGELKIKDSERLVNAFLGTIEDALLKGDGVRFIGFGSWEVKERSAREVKNPQTGKMIKVEAKKVVKFKVGKPLADKVAAGKHAKKATKKK; encoded by the coding sequence ATGACAAAAAAAGAATTTGTAAATGCATTTGCTGAAAAAGGAGAATTAAAAATTAAAGATTCTGAAAGATTAGTAAACGCTTTCTTAGGAACTATAGAAGATGCTTTACTAAAAGGTGACGGAGTAAGATTTATAGGATTTGGTTCTTGGGAAGTAAAAGAAAGAAGTGCGAGAGAAGTTAAAAATCCTCAAACTGGAAAAATGATTAAAGTTGAAGCTAAAAAAGTTGTTAAATTCAAAGTTGGAAAACCTTTAGCTGATAAAGTAGCAGCAGGAAAACATGCTAAAAAAGCTACTAAGAAAAAATAG
- a CDS encoding NCS2 family permease, which translates to MSLLDGYFKISERNSTVSREVMGGITTFLAMAYIIIVNPSILSLSGMDKGALITVTCLASFIGTIIAGVWANSPIALAPGMGLNAFFTYTLTLEKQIPWQTALGIVFLSGCFFLILAIGGIREKIANSIPVPLRLAVGGGIGLFIAFIGFKSMGIVVANQATYVGLGEFTKTTCVSIIGLFIIAIMEIKRMKGGILLGIIITTILGIIIGDVALPEKVISLPPSPAPIMFKLDILSAMKLSLIGPIFSFMFVDLFDSLGTLMSCSKEMGLVNEKGEIKNLGRMLYTDAASTIMGASMGTSTVTAYVESAAGIVAGARTGLASTVTALGFLLSLFFTPLISIVPGYATAPALIIVGIFMFRQVAALDFSDFKILFPAFITIFTMPLTYSISTGLALGFLSYLIVHILVGDFKKLNITLFFIGAICLLHLLV; encoded by the coding sequence ATGAGTTTATTAGATGGTTATTTTAAAATAAGTGAAAGGAACAGTACTGTTTCAAGAGAAGTTATGGGAGGTATTACAACATTTTTAGCTATGGCTTATATTATAATTGTAAACCCATCTATCTTATCACTTTCTGGAATGGATAAAGGAGCTTTAATAACAGTAACTTGTTTAGCTTCTTTTATAGGAACAATTATAGCAGGGGTATGGGCAAATTCACCTATTGCACTTGCACCAGGTATGGGACTTAATGCTTTCTTTACTTATACATTGACATTAGAAAAGCAAATACCTTGGCAAACTGCATTGGGTATAGTATTTTTATCAGGATGTTTCTTTTTAATTTTAGCAATAGGTGGTATTAGAGAGAAAATAGCTAATTCTATTCCTGTTCCATTAAGATTGGCAGTTGGAGGTGGAATAGGCTTATTTATAGCTTTTATAGGTTTTAAATCTATGGGAATAGTTGTTGCAAATCAAGCTACTTATGTAGGGCTTGGAGAATTTACAAAAACTACCTGTGTTTCTATAATAGGACTTTTCATTATTGCTATAATGGAAATTAAAAGAATGAAAGGAGGTATACTTTTAGGAATTATAATAACAACTATTTTAGGAATTATTATTGGAGATGTAGCTTTACCTGAAAAAGTAATTTCTTTACCTCCTAGTCCAGCACCTATAATGTTTAAATTAGATATTTTATCTGCAATGAAATTATCATTGATAGGTCCAATATTCTCATTTATGTTTGTTGATTTATTTGATTCATTAGGAACTCTTATGAGTTGTTCAAAAGAAATGGGGCTTGTAAATGAAAAGGGTGAAATAAAAAATCTTGGAAGAATGTTATACACAGATGCTGCTTCAACAATAATGGGAGCTTCAATGGGAACTTCAACAGTAACAGCCTATGTTGAATCTGCTGCTGGAATTGTAGCTGGTGCTAGAACAGGACTTGCTTCAACAGTAACTGCATTAGGATTTTTATTATCTCTATTTTTTACTCCTCTTATTAGTATAGTACCAGGTTATGCAACAGCACCTGCACTAATAATAGTTGGAATATTTATGTTTAGACAAGTAGCAGCACTTGATTTCTCAGATTTTAAAATTTTATTCCCAGCTTTTATTACAATATTTACTATGCCTTTGACTTATAGTATCAGTACAGGATTGGCATTAGGATTTTTATCTTATTTAATTGTTCATATATTAGTAGGAGATTTTAAAAAACTTAATATAACATTGTTTTTTATTGGTGCAATATGTTTGCTTCACTTACTTGTATAA